A stretch of the Saccharolobus caldissimus genome encodes the following:
- a CDS encoding UbiX family flavin prenyltransferase: protein MVSRLAKEAGAKGGKGKAKRIIIGISGASGSIYGLRTVEVLNNLGYEVHVIVSKSALKVAQKELNINLIDELKRYTPHIYKQTQIEAAPSSSSFSITAKGMVIIPCSIKTLAEIANGIGSNLISRTALNFIRTKKRLVLVIRETPLGAIELENALKLAKIGVIIMPASPAFYVMPKTINDIIDFIVGKALDLLGIKHNIYKRWTG, encoded by the coding sequence ATGGTTAGCAGATTGGCTAAAGAAGCAGGAGCAAAAGGCGGGAAGGGGAAAGCAAAGAGGATTATTATAGGAATTAGTGGTGCTAGTGGAAGTATATATGGACTAAGGACAGTTGAAGTTTTAAACAATCTTGGTTATGAAGTTCATGTAATAGTGTCTAAAAGTGCTTTAAAAGTTGCTCAAAAGGAACTTAATATAAATCTTATAGATGAACTAAAAAGATATACACCTCATATTTATAAGCAGACACAAATAGAAGCAGCTCCCTCAAGTTCAAGTTTTTCGATAACAGCTAAGGGAATGGTAATTATACCGTGTAGTATAAAAACTTTAGCTGAAATAGCTAATGGAATTGGATCCAATTTAATTTCTAGAACCGCATTAAATTTTATCAGAACAAAAAAGAGGCTTGTTCTTGTGATAAGAGAAACGCCATTAGGTGCTATAGAATTAGAAAACGCTTTAAAACTAGCTAAAATAGGTGTAATAATAATGCCTGCTTCTCCAGCATTTTACGTAATGCCAAAAACTATTAATGACATAATAGATTTTATAGTAGGGAAAGCATTGGACTTACTAGGAATAAAACACAATATTTATAAAAGATGGACTGGATGA
- a CDS encoding TRASH domain-containing protein, producing the protein MPLQLNTSTVSLKCSWCGTIIKENPIVVKTCCNNKPWVFCSNRCYQQWLADWLKKQEQKAGRGKQRGLL; encoded by the coding sequence ATGCCTTTACAATTAAATACCAGCACGGTTTCTTTAAAGTGCAGCTGGTGTGGAACTATAATAAAGGAGAATCCCATAGTAGTAAAAACATGTTGCAATAATAAACCATGGGTATTTTGTAGTAATAGGTGTTATCAACAATGGTTAGCAGATTGGCTAAAGAAGCAGGAGCAAAAGGCGGGAAGGGGAAAGCAAAGAGGATTATTATAG